The Nocardioides panzhihuensis genome has a segment encoding these proteins:
- a CDS encoding HNH endonuclease signature motif containing protein: protein MSLEHEINHWGINPEDPIDAELAALESSLDNLLARDPAYWRTAEKKERLKRLEIIQAKQAALKLRILAVAGDIAEETGAKDASGWMWTELLVDKKIGRAEVKLAAGVARYELVAAGLAEGVVSQEKARVIVKALEAIEADPEASRENLILAEKLLVEYATEMTATKLEIIGKRILVEVDPERFEAAEAKALQREEERAQRRTFFTSRANGDGTVDIHARVSYAVGLRLRTILDSLAQPRKLSAEDRGRKAPYDRLLGQAFARVIETYDVDQLPRHGGHATTVFITMNVEDLRKDLGTAALGFDGEHITAAEARRMACNADLIPVVLGTGSEILDFGRTTRLAHPVQHRALRLRDKCCQAEDCDAPAAWTEAHHLKPWSQGGRTDLANMVLLCSSDHRRIHDPNYGYERLPDGRIRFSRRV from the coding sequence ATGAGTCTCGAGCACGAGATCAACCACTGGGGAATCAACCCCGAAGACCCGATCGATGCAGAGCTCGCTGCCCTCGAATCCTCCCTCGACAACCTTCTTGCTAGAGATCCTGCCTATTGGCGCACGGCGGAGAAGAAGGAACGGCTCAAGCGCCTGGAGATCATCCAGGCCAAGCAAGCGGCCCTCAAACTCCGGATCCTCGCTGTCGCGGGCGACATCGCTGAGGAGACCGGCGCGAAAGATGCCTCGGGGTGGATGTGGACCGAACTGCTGGTCGACAAGAAGATCGGACGCGCCGAGGTGAAACTGGCCGCAGGGGTCGCGAGGTACGAGCTCGTCGCCGCCGGCCTCGCCGAGGGTGTGGTGTCTCAGGAGAAGGCCCGGGTGATCGTCAAGGCGCTCGAGGCGATCGAGGCCGACCCTGAAGCCAGTCGTGAGAATCTGATTCTGGCGGAGAAGCTGCTGGTCGAGTACGCCACCGAGATGACCGCTACCAAGCTTGAGATCATCGGGAAGCGGATCCTGGTCGAGGTCGACCCCGAACGGTTCGAGGCAGCCGAAGCCAAAGCACTCCAGCGGGAGGAAGAACGCGCCCAGCGGCGCACCTTCTTCACGTCCCGTGCCAATGGCGACGGGACCGTGGACATCCACGCCCGGGTCTCGTACGCGGTCGGGCTGAGGCTGCGCACGATCCTGGACTCCCTGGCGCAGCCGAGGAAGCTCTCTGCCGAAGACCGAGGCCGCAAGGCCCCCTATGACCGACTGCTGGGCCAGGCCTTCGCCCGGGTCATTGAGACCTACGACGTGGATCAGCTGCCCCGTCATGGTGGTCATGCCACGACGGTGTTCATCACCATGAACGTCGAAGACCTCCGCAAAGACCTCGGCACCGCAGCGTTGGGATTCGACGGGGAGCACATCACCGCGGCGGAAGCTCGCCGGATGGCCTGCAACGCCGACCTCATCCCCGTAGTCCTCGGCACAGGTTCTGAGATCCTCGACTTCGGCCGCACCACCCGACTCGCGCACCCCGTCCAACACCGAGCACTCCGGTTGCGGGACAAGTGTTGCCAAGCCGAGGACTGCGACGCCCCAGCCGCCTGGACCGAAGCCCACCATTTGAAACCGTGGTCCCAAGGCGGGCGAACCGATCTGGCCAACATGGTGTTGTTGTGTTCCAGCGATCATCGCCGGATTCACGACCCGAACTACGGCTATGAGCGCCTCCCGGATGGACGGATCCGCTTCAGCCGTCGCGTCTGA
- a CDS encoding aspartate aminotransferase family protein: MTGNYEQLQRDAKDHLWMHFTRHSSYAEADVPIIARGEGAYIYDIEGNRYLDGLAGLFVTQVGHGRAELADAGAEQAKQLAFHPLWSYAHEPAIELAARLAALAPGDLNRVFFTNSGSEAVETAWKLAKNYFKLRGKPGKHKVIGRNIAYHGTTHGALSITGLADIKAPFEPLVPSTFRVPNTNIYRASEITGGLMDGSDPEAFGRWCADQIEFVIQAEGPDTVAAVFLEPVQNSGGCFPPPPGYFQRVREICDAYDVLLVSDEVICAYGRLGTMFGCERFDYVPDIITSAKGLTSGYAPLGAAIISDRLMEPFLSGDQTFYHGYTFGGHPVSTAVALANLDVFDAEDLLGNVRRNEAAFLATLSKLKDLPVVGDVRGTGYFYGIELVKDRETRETFSAEECERILYGYVSKALWSEGLYCRADDRGEPVIQLSPPLTVGQAEFDEMEQILRRVLEKASTML, from the coding sequence ATGACCGGCAACTACGAGCAGCTTCAGCGCGACGCCAAGGACCATCTCTGGATGCACTTCACACGGCATTCGAGCTACGCCGAGGCCGATGTGCCGATCATCGCCAGGGGCGAGGGCGCCTACATCTACGACATCGAGGGCAACCGCTACCTCGACGGTCTCGCGGGGCTGTTCGTCACCCAGGTCGGCCATGGTCGCGCCGAGCTCGCCGACGCGGGCGCGGAGCAGGCCAAGCAGCTGGCCTTCCATCCGCTGTGGTCCTACGCGCACGAGCCGGCGATCGAGCTGGCCGCACGACTGGCCGCGCTCGCGCCTGGCGACCTGAACCGGGTCTTCTTCACCAACTCCGGCTCCGAGGCCGTCGAGACGGCGTGGAAGCTCGCCAAGAACTACTTCAAGCTGCGGGGCAAGCCGGGCAAGCACAAGGTGATCGGGCGCAACATCGCCTACCACGGCACCACCCACGGGGCGCTGTCGATCACCGGGCTGGCCGACATCAAGGCACCCTTCGAGCCGCTGGTCCCCTCGACCTTCCGGGTGCCGAACACCAACATCTACCGCGCTTCCGAGATCACCGGCGGGCTGATGGACGGGAGCGACCCGGAGGCGTTCGGCCGCTGGTGCGCCGACCAGATCGAGTTCGTGATCCAGGCCGAGGGGCCGGACACGGTCGCCGCCGTCTTCCTGGAGCCGGTGCAGAACTCGGGCGGCTGCTTCCCGCCGCCCCCGGGCTACTTCCAGCGGGTGCGGGAGATCTGCGATGCGTACGACGTGCTGCTCGTCTCCGACGAGGTCATCTGTGCCTACGGGCGGCTGGGCACGATGTTCGGCTGCGAGCGGTTCGACTACGTGCCGGACATCATCACCTCGGCCAAGGGGCTGACCTCGGGGTACGCGCCGCTGGGGGCCGCGATCATCTCCGATCGGCTGATGGAGCCGTTCCTCTCCGGGGACCAGACCTTCTACCACGGCTACACCTTCGGCGGTCACCCCGTCTCCACCGCCGTGGCGCTGGCCAACCTCGATGTCTTCGATGCCGAGGACCTGCTCGGCAACGTACGCCGCAACGAGGCCGCGTTCCTGGCCACGCTGTCGAAGCTGAAGGACCTGCCGGTCGTCGGCGACGTGCGCGGCACCGGCTACTTCTACGGCATCGAGCTGGTCAAGGACCGCGAGACCCGCGAGACGTTCAGTGCGGAGGAGTGCGAGCGGATCCTCTACGGGTACGTCTCCAAGGCGCTGTGGTCCGAGGGCCTCTACTGCCGCGCCGACGACCGCGGAGAGCCCGTCATCCAGCTCTCCCCGCCGCTCACCGTGGGCCAGGCCGAGTTCGACGAGATGGAGCAGATCCTGCGCCGGGTGCTGGAGAAGGCCTCGACGATGCTCTGA
- a CDS encoding gamma-aminobutyraldehyde dehydrogenase, with protein MADQIFRNVIAGELCEAADAATYDVVDPATGEVYAQAPMSGEEDVDRAYAAAASAFEAWGETTPQERSLALLRIADAMEARVEELAAVEVKDTGKPYQLTLDEELPPTIDHFRFFAGAARTLEGKSAGEYLADHTSWIRREPIGVIGQVTPWNYPLAMMSWKIAPALAAGNTIVLKPSDTTPAASSLLAELAQEFLPPGVLNLVTGDRDTGRALIRHKTPQMVAVTGSVRAGMEVAASAAGDLKRVHLELGGKAPVIVFDDADIDKAVAGIAAAGYFNAGQDCTAATRVLVQAGIHDEFVAALAEAARNTTVGLPGDNRDVGALNNPGQLARVAGMVDRLPDHATIAAGGAPARVEGGENGYFYQPTVLAGLRQDDEQIQQEIFGPVITVQSFADEAEALRCANDVDYGLASSVWTKDHGTALRVSKRLDFGVVWINTHIPYISEMPHGGFKHSGYGKDLSVYGFEDYTRIKHVMSFIGE; from the coding sequence ATGGCCGACCAGATCTTCAGGAACGTGATCGCCGGCGAGCTGTGCGAGGCAGCCGACGCCGCGACGTACGACGTCGTAGACCCCGCCACCGGCGAGGTCTACGCGCAGGCGCCGATGTCGGGGGAGGAGGACGTCGACAGGGCGTACGCCGCGGCCGCATCGGCCTTCGAGGCCTGGGGCGAGACCACACCCCAGGAGCGCAGCCTGGCTCTGCTCCGGATCGCCGACGCGATGGAGGCCCGAGTCGAGGAGCTGGCCGCTGTGGAGGTCAAGGACACCGGCAAGCCCTACCAGCTGACCCTGGACGAGGAGCTGCCGCCGACGATCGACCACTTCCGGTTCTTCGCGGGCGCCGCCCGGACGCTGGAGGGTAAGAGCGCGGGGGAGTACCTCGCCGACCACACCTCTTGGATCCGCCGCGAGCCCATCGGCGTGATCGGGCAGGTCACGCCCTGGAACTACCCGCTCGCGATGATGTCGTGGAAGATCGCCCCGGCCCTGGCCGCCGGCAACACCATCGTGCTCAAGCCCTCCGACACCACTCCGGCCGCCTCGTCGCTGCTGGCCGAGCTGGCCCAGGAGTTCCTGCCGCCCGGCGTGCTCAACCTCGTCACCGGCGACCGCGACACCGGCCGCGCGCTGATCCGCCACAAGACGCCGCAGATGGTCGCCGTCACCGGTTCGGTGCGCGCCGGGATGGAGGTCGCCGCGAGCGCGGCAGGGGACCTCAAGCGCGTCCACCTCGAGCTCGGCGGCAAGGCGCCGGTGATCGTCTTCGACGACGCCGACATCGACAAGGCGGTCGCCGGCATCGCCGCGGCGGGCTACTTCAACGCCGGCCAGGACTGCACCGCCGCGACCCGCGTGCTGGTGCAGGCGGGCATCCACGACGAGTTCGTCGCCGCGCTCGCCGAGGCGGCCCGCAACACCACCGTCGGGCTCCCAGGGGACAACCGAGACGTCGGCGCTCTCAACAACCCCGGCCAGCTCGCCCGGGTCGCGGGCATGGTCGACCGTCTCCCCGACCACGCCACGATCGCGGCCGGCGGCGCGCCGGCGAGGGTCGAAGGCGGCGAGAACGGCTACTTCTACCAGCCCACGGTCCTGGCCGGGCTCCGCCAGGACGACGAGCAGATCCAGCAGGAGATCTTCGGCCCGGTGATCACGGTGCAGAGCTTCGCCGACGAGGCCGAGGCGCTCAGATGCGCCAACGACGTCGACTACGGCCTCGCGTCGAGCGTATGGACCAAGGACCACGGCACCGCGCTGCGGGTCAGCAAGCGCCTCGACTTCGGCGTGGTGTGGATCAACACCCACATCCCCTACATCTCCGAGATGCCTCACGGCGGCTTCAAGCACTCCGGCTACGGCAAGGACCTCTCCGTCTACGGGTTCGAGGACTACACCCGGATCAAGCACGTCATGTCCTTCATCGGCGAGTAA
- a CDS encoding acyltransferase family protein produces MSAKQWRTDVQGLRAIAVGLVVAAHAGVPHTEGGFVGVDVFFVLSGFLITTLLLREADTSGTVSIPQFYARRARRILPAATLVILVVLAYAAWQLPATRLTDAAADGTWAAFFLANVHFAAEGVQYFQPSEPSPFQHYWSLSVEEQFYLVWPVLALLLIPRLGRKGFTIVAAAIAVASLAWSIYATAENPTAAYFSTPARAYELAAGALLACWGGRLKGAASIAAGLGGATAIVVSTVAFSEATPFPGWQALVPTLGAVALLASGANAPTAKLLAVKPLRYVGDISYSLYLWHWPLMVLAPEVLHLGNEALEMTVAVAAALLLSALSHRFVELPFLRKQVPVLSHGLRSLALWPAALVLAVGSGWLTTGYAAYAEKERAVQAQAWFAANEVPDTAAETGGAPQVQRELRAALDIADRGGPIPPAVLGAEITEDRWQKTYGDCYANYGDTRADHCTLGDTDAKKTVAVVGDSHAGMWLTAFDDLGKENDFRVVPLVKVGCAPYPVQHRGKKMTQAECDEFRDWSAERLERLEPDAIVSTARGQLFMPKSYAGMDRDEQWSQAVRSTAEAYREISRKVVVLGDVPAVDHEPADCISAPDADQRSCLSDPDSRETSSNEITRAALVGTAAAYVDPQRFVCAEDRCPLVVGEKVTYYDSSHLTESWVRHIAPRLGVLLAPLI; encoded by the coding sequence ATGTCAGCCAAGCAATGGCGGACAGATGTCCAAGGTCTCCGGGCCATTGCCGTAGGTCTGGTCGTCGCTGCCCACGCGGGCGTCCCGCACACCGAGGGTGGCTTCGTCGGCGTCGACGTCTTCTTCGTCCTCTCCGGCTTCCTGATCACCACGCTCCTGCTGCGCGAGGCGGACACGTCGGGAACGGTCAGCATCCCGCAGTTCTACGCGCGCCGTGCCCGGCGCATCCTCCCCGCCGCGACGCTCGTGATCCTGGTGGTCCTGGCGTACGCCGCCTGGCAGCTGCCCGCCACCCGGCTGACCGACGCCGCCGCTGACGGCACCTGGGCGGCGTTCTTCCTGGCCAACGTGCACTTTGCGGCCGAGGGGGTGCAGTACTTCCAGCCCAGCGAGCCATCGCCCTTCCAGCACTACTGGTCGCTGTCGGTGGAGGAGCAGTTCTACCTGGTCTGGCCGGTGCTGGCGCTCCTGCTCATCCCCAGGCTCGGGCGCAAGGGCTTCACCATCGTCGCCGCGGCGATCGCGGTCGCGAGCCTGGCGTGGTCGATCTACGCCACCGCCGAGAACCCGACGGCCGCCTACTTCTCCACCCCGGCGCGCGCCTACGAGCTCGCCGCCGGCGCGCTGCTGGCCTGCTGGGGCGGCCGGCTCAAGGGCGCAGCGAGCATCGCCGCCGGCCTCGGCGGAGCCACGGCGATCGTGGTCTCCACCGTCGCGTTCAGCGAGGCGACCCCGTTCCCCGGCTGGCAGGCGCTGGTGCCCACCCTCGGCGCGGTCGCACTGCTCGCCTCGGGCGCGAACGCCCCGACCGCGAAGCTGCTCGCGGTCAAGCCGCTGAGGTACGTCGGCGACATCTCCTACTCCCTCTACCTGTGGCACTGGCCGCTGATGGTGCTCGCCCCCGAGGTTCTCCACCTCGGCAACGAAGCTCTCGAGATGACGGTCGCGGTCGCCGCCGCGCTGCTCCTCTCCGCCCTGAGCCACCGTTTCGTCGAGCTCCCGTTCCTGCGCAAGCAGGTGCCCGTGCTCTCCCACGGGCTGCGCTCGCTGGCCCTCTGGCCGGCAGCGCTCGTCCTGGCGGTCGGCAGCGGGTGGCTGACGACCGGCTATGCCGCGTACGCCGAGAAGGAGCGCGCCGTCCAGGCGCAGGCGTGGTTCGCGGCCAACGAGGTCCCCGACACCGCTGCCGAGACCGGCGGTGCGCCGCAGGTGCAGCGCGAGCTACGCGCGGCTCTCGACATCGCCGACCGTGGTGGCCCGATCCCGCCGGCCGTGCTCGGCGCCGAGATCACCGAGGACAGGTGGCAGAAGACGTACGGCGACTGCTACGCCAACTACGGAGACACCCGGGCCGACCACTGCACCCTGGGTGACACCGACGCGAAGAAGACCGTCGCCGTCGTCGGCGACTCCCACGCCGGCATGTGGCTGACCGCCTTCGACGACCTCGGCAAGGAGAACGACTTCCGGGTCGTGCCGCTGGTGAAGGTCGGCTGCGCTCCCTACCCCGTCCAGCACCGGGGCAAGAAGATGACCCAGGCCGAGTGCGACGAGTTCCGGGACTGGTCGGCAGAGCGCCTCGAGCGTCTCGAGCCCGACGCGATCGTCTCGACCGCCCGCGGCCAGCTCTTCATGCCCAAGAGCTACGCCGGGATGGACCGTGACGAGCAGTGGTCCCAGGCCGTACGCAGCACGGCGGAGGCCTATCGAGAGATCTCCCGCAAGGTGGTGGTCCTCGGTGACGTGCCCGCCGTCGACCACGAGCCCGCCGACTGCATCAGCGCCCCGGACGCCGACCAGCGGTCCTGCCTCAGCGACCCCGACTCCCGCGAGACCAGCAGCAACGAGATCACGAGGGCGGCGCTGGTGGGCACCGCGGCGGCGTACGTCGACCCCCAGCGCTTCGTGTGTGCCGAGGACCGCTGCCCGCTGGTCGTGGGGGAGAAGGTCACCTACTACGACTCCTCTCACCTGACCGAGTCCTGGGTCCGGCACATCGCCCCGCGCCTGGGCGTCCTCCTGGCACCGCTGATCTGA
- the dxr gene encoding 1-deoxy-D-xylulose-5-phosphate reductoisomerase gives MNEQRPRDVVILGSTGSIGMQALDLVRANPDRFRVVGLTAGGSNKELFETQVAEFKPKLSGLGEEASIEAAAQPADVVLNGITGAVGLRPTLAALEAGNTLALANKESLIIGGPLVKRVTGEGQIVPVDSEHSAIAQSLRAGRVEEVRKLVLTASGGPFRGRSRDELAQVTPAQALKHPNFAMGRVITTNSATLVNKGLEVIEAHLLFDVPFDRIEVVVHPQQYIHSMVEFTDGAVVAQLGLPTMLVPISMGMAWPERVPDAETPIDWTKAADWRFEPLDDEAFPAVRLAREAGTRGGTHPAVYNAANEVCVDAFHEGRIPFPGIVDTIAEVMAAHHGVRSESTLSIEDVLAADAWAREEATRILETTK, from the coding sequence GTGAATGAGCAGCGACCACGCGACGTGGTGATCCTCGGTTCCACCGGGTCCATCGGCATGCAGGCACTCGACCTGGTGCGGGCCAACCCGGACCGGTTCCGGGTCGTAGGGCTGACCGCAGGCGGGTCCAACAAGGAGCTGTTCGAGACCCAGGTCGCCGAGTTCAAGCCCAAGCTCTCCGGGCTGGGTGAGGAGGCCTCGATCGAGGCGGCCGCCCAGCCCGCCGACGTGGTGCTCAACGGGATCACCGGCGCCGTGGGTCTCCGCCCGACGCTGGCAGCGCTGGAGGCCGGCAACACCCTCGCGCTGGCCAACAAGGAATCGCTGATCATCGGTGGGCCGCTGGTCAAGCGGGTCACGGGCGAGGGACAGATCGTTCCGGTCGACTCCGAGCACTCCGCGATCGCGCAGAGCCTGCGCGCCGGCCGCGTCGAGGAGGTGCGCAAGCTGGTGCTGACCGCGTCCGGCGGCCCGTTCCGCGGCCGCTCCCGCGACGAGCTCGCCCAGGTCACCCCGGCGCAGGCGCTCAAGCACCCCAACTTCGCGATGGGCCGGGTGATCACGACCAACTCCGCGACCTTGGTCAACAAGGGCCTCGAGGTGATCGAGGCACACCTGCTCTTCGACGTACCCTTCGACCGGATCGAGGTCGTCGTCCACCCGCAGCAGTACATCCACTCGATGGTCGAGTTCACCGACGGCGCCGTGGTGGCCCAGCTCGGGCTGCCGACGATGCTGGTGCCGATCTCGATGGGGATGGCCTGGCCCGAGCGGGTGCCGGACGCCGAGACCCCGATCGACTGGACCAAAGCCGCCGACTGGCGCTTCGAGCCGCTCGACGACGAGGCCTTCCCCGCGGTGCGGCTGGCCCGTGAGGCCGGGACCCGCGGTGGCACCCATCCCGCCGTCTACAACGCCGCCAACGAGGTCTGCGTGGACGCCTTCCACGAGGGCCGGATCCCGTTCCCCGGCATCGTGGACACGATTGCGGAGGTCATGGCAGCCCATCACGGCGTACGCTCTGAAAGCACCCTCTCGATCGAGGATGTGCTCGCCGCCGACGCCTGGGCACGCGAAGAAGCCACCCGCATCCTGGAGACCACCAAATGA
- a CDS encoding M50 family metallopeptidase has translation MSVLLYTLAVIGFVVAILVSIGLHELGHMIPAKAFGGKVTQYFIGFGPTVWSKQVGETEYGLKAIPLGGYVKIVGMLPPGADQLGERTDDGALKIRKSNTGMFTQLISDARSAEWELIRPEDEPRLFYKMAWWKKVIVMAGGPSVNIAIAFFVFWGVFGIYGVRENVVDEGHPVVSSLQECLLTWEDQGRECRPSDRPTPAADAGLKPGDELISFNGTELTSWPVAQKLIRDNMDGEATIVIERDGERMTLRTQTVVQERVKDLDDTSADPETAKVGFFGMSPESHVVTTKEGPVYALKEMGVMAENAVHALVRLPVKVWHVALAIVGVEERSADSPVSIVGGGRIAGEIAAHEGLDVGEKVASFAFLVGGFNLFIGIFNFVPLLPLDGGHIATALWEGVRRAFAKLFRRPDPGHADPAKLLPVAYVVASALLVMGVVLIVADLVVPLHLQA, from the coding sequence ATGAGTGTCTTGCTCTACACGCTCGCCGTGATCGGCTTCGTCGTCGCGATCCTGGTCTCGATCGGGCTCCACGAGCTCGGCCACATGATCCCGGCGAAGGCGTTCGGCGGGAAGGTGACGCAGTACTTCATCGGCTTCGGGCCGACGGTGTGGTCCAAGCAGGTCGGCGAGACCGAGTACGGCCTCAAGGCCATCCCGCTCGGTGGCTACGTCAAGATCGTCGGCATGCTGCCGCCCGGCGCCGACCAGCTGGGGGAGCGCACCGACGACGGCGCCCTGAAGATCCGCAAGTCCAACACCGGCATGTTCACCCAGCTGATCAGCGATGCCCGCTCGGCCGAGTGGGAGCTGATCCGTCCCGAGGACGAGCCGCGGCTCTTCTACAAGATGGCGTGGTGGAAGAAGGTCATCGTGATGGCCGGCGGGCCGTCGGTGAACATCGCGATCGCGTTCTTCGTGTTCTGGGGCGTCTTCGGCATCTACGGCGTCCGTGAGAACGTCGTCGACGAGGGACATCCGGTCGTCTCGAGCCTGCAGGAGTGCCTGCTGACCTGGGAGGACCAGGGCCGTGAGTGCCGTCCGAGCGACAGGCCGACCCCGGCCGCCGACGCCGGCTTGAAGCCGGGCGACGAGCTGATCTCGTTCAACGGCACCGAGCTGACCTCGTGGCCGGTCGCCCAGAAGTTGATCCGCGACAACATGGACGGCGAGGCCACGATCGTCATCGAGCGCGACGGTGAGCGGATGACGCTGCGCACCCAGACCGTCGTGCAGGAGCGGGTCAAGGACCTCGACGACACCAGCGCCGACCCCGAGACCGCGAAGGTCGGCTTCTTCGGCATGTCACCCGAGTCCCACGTGGTCACCACCAAGGAGGGGCCGGTCTACGCGCTGAAGGAGATGGGCGTGATGGCCGAGAACGCCGTCCACGCGCTGGTGCGGCTCCCGGTCAAGGTCTGGCACGTCGCGCTCGCGATCGTCGGTGTCGAGGAGCGCTCGGCCGACAGTCCGGTCAGCATCGTCGGTGGCGGCCGCATCGCCGGCGAGATCGCCGCCCACGAGGGCCTCGACGTCGGTGAGAAGGTCGCCAGCTTCGCGTTCCTGGTCGGTGGCTTCAACCTGTTCATCGGCATCTTCAACTTCGTCCCGCTCCTGCCGCTCGACGGCGGCCACATCGCGACGGCGCTGTGGGAGGGCGTACGCCGCGCGTTCGCCAAGCTCTTCCGACGGCCCGACCCGGGGCACGCCGACCCGGCGAAGCTACTGCCGGTGGCGTACGTCGTGGCCTCGGCGCTCCTGGTGATGGGCGTTGTCCTGATCGTCGCCGACCTCGTCGTCCCACTTCATCTGCAAGCCTGA
- the ispG gene encoding flavodoxin-dependent (E)-4-hydroxy-3-methylbut-2-enyl-diphosphate synthase has product MTSIPLGMPEAPAPVLAPRRKTRQIKVGSVGVGSESPISVQSMTTTLTSDVNSTLQQIAELTASGCDIVRVACPSQDDADALPAIARKSQIPVIADIHFQPKYVFAAIEAGCAAVRVNPGNIRKFDDQVKEIAAAAKDHGTSIRIGVNAGSLDKRLLEKYGKATPEALVESAMWEASLFEEHGFNDFKISVKHNDPVVMVRAYELLAESGDWPLHLGVTEAGPAFQGTIKSAVAFGHLLSQGIGDTIRVSLSAPPVEEVKVGIQILESLNLKPRRLEIVSCPSCGRAQVDVYTLAEQVTAGLDGLEVPLRVAVMGCVVNGPGEAREADLGVASGNGKGQIFVKGEVIKTVPEAAIVETLIEEAMKIAEGMEPVEGAGASVSVSG; this is encoded by the coding sequence ATGACGTCGATCCCCCTTGGTATGCCGGAGGCACCCGCCCCGGTGCTCGCCCCTCGCCGCAAGACCCGCCAGATCAAGGTCGGGTCGGTGGGCGTGGGCAGCGAGAGCCCCATCTCCGTGCAGTCGATGACGACCACGCTCACCTCCGACGTCAACTCCACGCTGCAGCAGATCGCCGAGCTCACCGCGTCGGGCTGCGACATCGTCCGGGTCGCGTGCCCGAGCCAGGACGACGCCGACGCGCTGCCGGCGATCGCGCGGAAGTCGCAGATCCCGGTGATCGCCGACATCCACTTCCAGCCGAAGTACGTCTTCGCGGCCATCGAGGCCGGTTGCGCGGCGGTCCGGGTCAACCCGGGCAACATCCGCAAGTTCGACGATCAGGTCAAGGAGATCGCCGCGGCCGCCAAGGACCACGGCACCAGCATCCGGATCGGCGTCAACGCGGGCTCGCTCGACAAGCGACTGCTGGAGAAGTACGGCAAGGCCACGCCCGAGGCGCTGGTGGAGTCGGCGATGTGGGAGGCGAGCCTCTTCGAGGAGCACGGCTTCAACGACTTCAAGATCTCGGTCAAGCACAACGACCCGGTCGTGATGGTGCGCGCCTACGAGCTGCTCGCCGAGTCCGGTGACTGGCCGCTCCACCTCGGTGTCACCGAGGCCGGCCCGGCCTTCCAGGGCACGATCAAGTCGGCGGTCGCCTTCGGCCACCTGCTCAGCCAGGGCATCGGAGACACCATCCGCGTCTCGCTCTCGGCGCCGCCGGTCGAGGAGGTCAAGGTCGGCATCCAGATCCTGGAGTCGCTCAACCTCAAGCCGCGCCGCCTCGAGATCGTCTCCTGCCCCTCCTGCGGCCGCGCCCAGGTGGACGTCTACACGCTCGCCGAGCAGGTCACCGCCGGCCTCGACGGCCTCGAGGTCCCGCTGCGGGTCGCGGTCATGGGCTGCGTCGTCAACGGTCCCGGCGAGGCCCGCGAGGCCGACCTCGGTGTCGCCTCCGGCAACGGCAAGGGCCAGATCTTCGTCAAGGGCGAGGTCATCAAGACCGTCCCCGAGGCCGCCATCGTCGAGACGCTGATCGAGGAGGCGATGAAGATCGCCGAGGGCATGGAGCCCGTCGAGGGCGCCGGCGCGTCGGTCTCGGTCAGCGGCTGA
- a CDS encoding SDR family NAD(P)-dependent oxidoreductase, translating to MSTLPESPGAQPRPPVLVLGATGDLGSAVARRLSADGTPVIVHGYSRTTELAYLADETGAVARVEADLTTDDGVDALAETLAGFDTLSGLINCSGINPSPDTVAEIDRSEWQLTLDLNLTSVWRTASLALPKLRAARSGAVVLVSSVFGIRTPSRRAAYGVSKHALTGLAQAIAQEEEGVVRANVVAPGPMWSESSRQVFVKHARKEGVTVDQYISYRAARIPGHRFVTADAVAKVCVFLTSDGASAINGQCLVADGGEY from the coding sequence ATGAGCACACTGCCTGAGTCGCCGGGTGCACAGCCTCGGCCACCAGTGCTCGTCCTCGGAGCCACCGGCGACCTCGGAAGTGCCGTCGCGCGCCGGCTGAGCGCCGATGGCACCCCGGTGATCGTGCACGGCTACAGCCGCACCACCGAGCTCGCCTACCTCGCCGACGAGACCGGAGCGGTGGCGCGGGTCGAGGCCGACCTGACCACCGACGACGGGGTGGACGCCCTGGCCGAGACGCTCGCCGGCTTCGACACGCTGTCGGGTCTCATCAACTGCTCCGGCATCAACCCCAGCCCCGACACGGTCGCCGAGATCGACCGGTCCGAGTGGCAGCTCACCCTCGACCTCAATCTGACCTCGGTGTGGCGCACGGCCTCGCTCGCCCTCCCGAAGCTGCGGGCGGCCCGGTCCGGCGCGGTCGTCCTGGTCAGCTCGGTCTTCGGAATCCGTACGCCGTCACGACGGGCCGCCTACGGCGTGTCCAAGCACGCGTTGACCGGTCTCGCCCAGGCGATCGCGCAGGAGGAGGAGGGCGTCGTCCGCGCCAACGTCGTCGCCCCGGGACCGATGTGGAGCGAGTCCTCCCGGCAGGTGTTCGTCAAGCATGCTCGCAAGGAGGGGGTCACGGTCGACCAGTACATCTCCTACCGGGCGGCGCGCATCCCCGGGCACCGGTTCGTCACCGCCGACGCCGTCGCCAAGGTCTGTGTCTTCCTCACCTCCGACGGCGCCAGTGCCATCAACGGTCAGTGTTTGGTCGCCGACGGCGGCGAATACTGA